In the Colias croceus chromosome 1, ilColCroc2.1 genome, TACTATTTCAAGTATAGTGGAAATgtaagttaatatttatattttataaatatctggTTAACTTTTGACtacaaaattttctttttaaagaatatataacATCCCTCTTTATGTATATAAGAAGATACAAGTATAATAGAATTTGACATGTGTGTTCCATTTTAGGACTGGACCAAAAAAGGAGGATGGAGAGTTTTACAATCTAAGCCAATGGTATTACCCGGACAACCAGGTTTCCCATTTGTATCTGATCGTACATCTGATAACGACTATGCTGATAGAGGATTCAAAAAATCTGCCTTTAATAAGTAAACAGTGTTGAGTTAACTCGAGGAATAACTAATAATTGTTAGATCAATCATTTTTAGATATGAACATTTAAATCAAAGTTAttgcatattatgtagagtggataataaaaacaactttatTAAGCAAAGTGTATTCCTTCTGTATTAAATGCAtgtaataatttcatgaaatcaTCACAATCCATTGTCCTGGCTCTCATTTGATCAGCTCCAGCAGTGGTCAGTACATCTTGCACCTTTTGCTTAATATCAAAGTCCTCTGGTATCTCCTACAAAATAAATGtggtatattgttatttaattccttttctgtattttataagctatttataaaaatattggtcAATTcattagtaaataaaattagtaatagttaaattaatcagcccagcccccggaatcacagacacaatagaaaatctattgtgtcgtggtctcaTTGGGCCACTCGGTGGTCAATGGGATAACAGAAGTGTTATtccaaaattttttaatctacTTACTAacccataatattataagataaaatatttgtacctTATTGTGTAAAGAACAGTGAACTCTATAATTCTTTTCCAAAACAGCCATAGTGGTGCTGTGTTTAAAGGCAGCAGATAGTGTTTTGTTCTTTCTTACAAAGGCTATCCTTGTAAGACCATCCCATTCTACAAAGTTAATGGGTGGTGGTGGATTTCTTGGTTCTATTCTAACCACACTTGACTCCACTTTTGGTGGGGGTCTGAAGTTATTTTTACCAAcctgtaaaaatatttcatgttaTTAAACTCTGCCCTATAATAAATGAACATGACATCTAGAAtttgcatataaaattaattttaaatagtcaAATATCAAGAAATTAACTGTACCTTCATTAACATATCCACTCTTGCCAAAAGTTGTGTGTTTATAGACAACCTACAGTATAATTTGTCACCAGGTTTTGCTACAAGCCTCTGTGCAAATTCTTTTTGAAACATTAATACTGCACATCTGAAGAATGGTCTGTGTAGTAGGAGCTTGAATACTAGCGGTGAACTAATCTGATATGGTATATTAGCAACACATATATCAAAGAATGGCAACTCTGTTTTTAAAACATCCCCTACTAGGATTTGTAGTTTGGCTTGATATGGAGTTCCTTGAACTCTCTTCTGCAATTCAGCAACcaatctaaaaaatattactactttagtattaattatgttaaaatttaaattcacaaATCTagaatatatacataaaattacttaatatgtaggagataaaaaaaatacaactatTGTTGATAAAATGCATGATGAacctcaaaataaaaattacctgGTATCAATTTCACAGGCTACAACTTTCTTTACTCTGTCAAGCATTTTTATTGTCATGTTACCGGTACCAGGCCCAATTTCAAGGGCTACATCTGTTGGCCGTAAGCCTGCCTTGTCCAGCATAGATGTGATGATAAGTGGATTCTTCAAAATGTGCTGTccaaaatccttattaaattgtattccTGTAAAATAACGTATAGGAACACTAAAGAAAATTGCAAGTGCAGTCTctcatcacgaaattcaaaaATAGGCATGGAAAGTTAACCTCACTTATACATAGTGATACCTTGTTTTGCAATTTCATTGTGAACTCTTGATTTCTTTTCAGCTTTTATTTTCGGCATGGTGATTTATTGTTTAAGCAATTTAACAAagcgaaaaatattttttaaaatgatactCATTATTAAACACATATGATTCTAGTGACAGATGACAAGTGACAAACACAGAGCAAGTATTAAAGGTGACAAAATATTGTatgggcgtattcagaaagaaagcttgaaacttataaacGCATAACGGCGCTTGTCAGGcgccatataaaatttgttttggtcTGCTTCAACGAACCAGCgttgacaagcgccgataagcgcttataagtttcaagctttctttctgaataggTACGCCCTCGGCCCTATGCAAGGAATACCTAAACTACTCTCTACGAGTCAAGTAGGTAcccgtataaaatatattactccAAAGAGGATATTATAACCACTACGTTTTAAGAGGTGGGACTCcctttgaaaataataaactcaCAATTATTAAgctctgtaattggaaaactatctttttttttactggcTATATCAGGCCaatcttttgttttatactggCAATTCAAGTTTCAGATATCGTCAAAAGACAAAATTTTGGCATGGTTGATTTTTACGAGATTGAGTGAATTACAACCGTTTtctgaaaattattatgaaaatggaGTGGAAACCCGAACAGGAAGGATTAAGGCAAATTCTAACACTTTTAAAGGAATCCCAATCACCAGATACTGCTACTCAGAGAGCAGTTCAACAAGTATCCTTTTTACAAACGTAGCCTAAAGCGTATCGGCGTGGatgttttctatttaaattataacagcTTTATCtcttatttgtatttgttaaaGTAGTTTACCTCATTATAATCTTaatgttaattgttttatactaattTCTCTGCTGTTTAATTGAAATCCACGCTCTTGATAAAATCGATTTTTCCGACATGACAGTCATTGACAGCTTTCGATTTCCTAACAATGTAATCTCAGAAATTGGaagaattgaataaatatcCAGATttcaacaattatttaattttcgtCCTGACGAAACTGGTATCCGAAGAGGAACCCACAAGATCTCTCAGTGGtttgattttgaaaaataatgtaaagtcACACTACAACAATTTTTTACCGGAGGTCGCAGAGTTCATCAAACGAGAATGTTTATCTGCCGTCGGTGATCCATCACCATTAATTCGCGCCACTGTAGGCATTATTATAACTACTATTGCTAGTAAAGGAGAGCTTACATCTTGGCCTGAACTGTTGCCATCATTATGTCAAATGCTTGATTCACAAGATTACAATGTTTGTgaggtaaaattattatctttcaGTTCTATTCTTTAACACATTTCAGTTTTTTACtcatgtttcatttttaaaacttaattatcaACATTTCTAGGGAGCATTTGGAGCACTTCAAAAGATTTGTGAGGATACGGCAGAACTTCTTGATAGTGATGCACTCAACCGGCCCTTGAATGTTTTGATTCCCAAATTTTTACAGTTCTTTAGACATTCATCACCTAAGATAAGATGTCATGCTATTGCCTGTGTCAATTACTTTATTATGAGTAGAACACAAGCTCTCATGTTACACATTGATTCTTTTATTGAGGTAAGCTTTGGAAAGATAAAatgcaattttgtttttttaataacattctaaagcataattttttttagaacCTTTTCCATTTGGCAGCTGATGAAGATCACGATGTGAGAAAAAATGTTTGTCATGCATTAGTTTTACTATTAGAAGTTCGCCTCGACAGACTCATTCCACATTTACCCAATATTATTGAGGtaattaagtttaattaatagatTAAACCTTTTtgcttgtttatattttattattattaattgtttcttacaattattttaagtcaAATTTGTTTTCTACAAGCCAAAGAAGCAATTAGTGTATTTAAGCTGTGATGTAACTTTTCAGTATATGTTAGTGAGAACGCAGGATCCAGAAGAAGGTGTAGCATTGGAGGCCTGCGAGTTTTGGCTATCTCTAGCAGAACAGAATGTCTGTAGGGAGGTATGTTGATAGTTTATCTATTcctatttcaaataaaaacaaatatttgattGGTTTCATACTGTGTTATCTTACTTATACTTATAagaaaactagctttccgcccgcggcttcgcccgcgttttcatagaaaaccccgcatagttccctttcccgtgggatttccgggataaaacctatcctatctctcaagttggatcaaactgcacatggtgtgtgaattttattagaatcggttaagtggtttaggagtccattgaggacaaacattgtgacacgagatttatatatattaagatattaattaatttaaattataaggaATAAGggcaatttttataaaacatacatttttttttgtattgagaAACATAACCACATCtccattaacattataaagaaCATTTTGAATCTTGTATGTTTCAATTAGTGATACATGATTTTGCCGatacgataccgataccgatatttgtaataaaatattggcGATACCAATACCAATATCGATGGCttggtagaaaaataaatagtgaatTATGCATAAAAGTTACCAACATTTAATAGAGACTCAACTGTAAATcgtattcatttaaataacaatgccaaatcaaaaaacaagaaaaccatttattttagtattattattttgcaaagtcagttaaactttaagttatacacatacaatcagtatataataaaagtttactaTTGGTAGTTTTTTCAGAAAACAAAGTATGCACGCGCGGGCGGCCTCCCGCATCGTTCATTGGGCGCGgttttttgaattgtttgatATCGGTATCGGTTGTTTTATAATCGGCGATACCGATATATCGGCTTGCCGAttatatcggtatcggtatctgTATCGTTACATCCCTAGTTTCAATGGAATAATCTTTTGATCCAAAATTTAACATCCTTTTTCCAGAAATTATGTTATTGATGAGAGCATTggctataaatattatactgccaatcaatattaaatacatattttcatatctCTTGTGCTGACATTcagaatgttttattttatttttctttcaaaacatTGTATATATTGTCAATTTTCAGCCTTATGTTAATTAGTTTGGGCATTTTCGCCAAAATGTCTACAATCCAATTCACGGGATGTCCCACACataaaaattgcaataaactcaggattttatgatttagaagtgttgaattaattttaaatagtttagGATGACTTAAGAtttcttgttttaattttactatatGAGAAAATTAAACCAAAGTTCCAAAATTTAATCCTGAAAACTGACATCTTACGGATTGCAGTACTGTCCCCTTTTCGAAATGTGatctttatttaacaatttctcaGCAATTTCgctatttattacttactgcaaacgtttaaattattgtaatttcgTTGTAGTTTTCAAGTGTAATAAActcataaaacattttaatacaattatattattttaaattagttttaatcGTGTCCCCTTGGTATCTGTTAACTGGACATGTCCTGCACCGTTACCGTAAATGATCAATAATTTCGTTCGGTTTTTGTTCTACCTtccacaatttttttatacaaatagcAACACCAAATCGAACACGAGCTATGTGAGAAGCCATTTGAAGTGTCAGACATTTTAGCGTTCATTTTTGATAGTGTTGTGAGCGGTAACGGTCATTTTGCAAAGTTTTCACCTCATACTGAGCGGTAAATGTTTCACGATTCTAGAACgattttgta is a window encoding:
- the LOC123696237 gene encoding probable dimethyladenosine transferase, coding for MPKIKAEKKSRVHNEIAKQGIQFNKDFGQHILKNPLIITSMLDKAGLRPTDVALEIGPGTGNMTIKMLDRVKKVVACEIDTRLVAELQKRVQGTPYQAKLQILVGDVLKTELPFFDICVANIPYQISSPLVFKLLLHRPFFRCAVLMFQKEFAQRLVAKPGDKLYCRLSINTQLLARVDMLMKVGKNNFRPPPKVESSVVRIEPRNPPPPINFVEWDGLTRIAFVRKNKTLSAAFKHSTTMAVLEKNYRVHCSLHNKEIPEDFDIKQKVQDVLTTAGADQMRARTMDCDDFMKLLHAFNTEGIHFA